The Kitasatospora paranensis genome has a window encoding:
- a CDS encoding helix-turn-helix transcriptional regulator, translating to MLATAAFLHGDHPAAYRLLVDAAGRDVAPPHAARMLFQAFHAAWYLGEDELAVVVDRLAALPLAADDPVAPVAGYLLAGTLPLLGRAAEPLPAAAAVVERVRGAGADALRDLAQLSGSTLILGRDEETHRITGELIGEARRVGAIGPLPTLLFFHAEAQLFHGRHRDAEVTAAEGLALARDTGQLQWVSQLSAVLAQLAALAGDAERCTALAAAALDVPGPARPAGRAWTQWALGLLDLGHGRAAEALDRLADLTTGPHRHHVSGTRAVPDLVEAAVRLGVPDRAAEPYRRFARWAEAGGTVWGRALLLRCRALLGPDGQAEACYREALELHRGTERPFEQARTALLYGEWLRRGRRRTEARVQLRAALEVFELRGARPWADRARTELGATGAGVPERSAAGPLAGLTPQELQIVRLAARGLTNRDIAAQLFLSPRTVGHHLYKAYPKLGVGGRQELAGLV from the coding sequence GTGCTGGCCACCGCGGCCTTCTTGCACGGCGACCACCCGGCCGCCTACCGGCTGCTGGTGGACGCCGCGGGCCGGGACGTCGCCCCGCCGCACGCGGCGCGGATGCTCTTCCAGGCCTTCCACGCCGCCTGGTACCTCGGGGAGGACGAACTCGCCGTCGTCGTGGACCGGTTGGCGGCCCTGCCGCTGGCGGCCGACGACCCGGTGGCACCGGTCGCCGGCTACCTGCTGGCCGGCACCCTGCCGTTGCTGGGCAGGGCCGCCGAGCCGCTCCCGGCCGCTGCCGCGGTCGTCGAGCGCGTCCGCGGGGCCGGGGCGGACGCGCTGCGCGACCTCGCCCAGCTCAGCGGCAGCACCCTGATCCTCGGCCGCGACGAGGAGACCCACCGGATCACCGGCGAACTGATCGGCGAGGCCCGCCGGGTGGGCGCGATCGGCCCGCTCCCGACCCTGCTGTTCTTCCATGCGGAGGCCCAGCTCTTCCACGGCCGGCACCGCGACGCGGAGGTCACCGCCGCGGAGGGTCTGGCGCTCGCCCGGGACACCGGCCAACTGCAGTGGGTCAGCCAGCTGTCCGCCGTGCTGGCGCAGTTGGCCGCGCTGGCCGGCGACGCGGAGCGCTGCACGGCGCTGGCCGCCGCGGCCCTGGACGTCCCCGGGCCGGCCCGCCCGGCCGGCCGGGCCTGGACCCAGTGGGCGCTGGGTCTGCTGGACCTCGGCCACGGCCGGGCGGCCGAGGCCCTGGACCGCCTCGCCGACCTCACCACCGGGCCGCACCGGCACCACGTCTCGGGCACCCGGGCCGTCCCCGACCTGGTGGAGGCGGCCGTCCGGCTGGGCGTCCCGGACCGCGCCGCGGAGCCGTACCGGCGGTTCGCACGCTGGGCGGAGGCAGGTGGCACGGTGTGGGGCCGCGCCCTGCTGCTGCGCTGCCGGGCCCTGCTCGGCCCGGACGGGCAGGCCGAGGCGTGCTACCGGGAGGCGCTGGAGCTGCACCGCGGCACCGAGCGCCCGTTCGAGCAGGCGCGCACCGCCCTGCTGTACGGGGAGTGGCTGCGACGCGGGCGCCGCCGCACCGAGGCCCGGGTGCAGCTGCGGGCGGCTCTGGAGGTCTTCGAGCTGCGGGGCGCCCGGCCCTGGGCGGACCGGGCCCGGACGGAGCTCGGTGCGACCGGCGCAGGGGTGCCCGAGCGGTCCGCGGCGGGGCCGCTGGCCGGGCTCACCCCGCAGGAGCTGCAGATCGTCCGGCTCGCCGCCCGGGGCCTGACCAACCGCGACATCGCCGCGCAGCTCTTCCTGAGCCCCCGCACCGTGGGCCACCACCTGTACAAGGCGTATCCCAAGCTCGGCGTGGGCGGCCGGCAGGAGCTGGCCGGGCTGGTCTGA
- a CDS encoding helix-turn-helix transcriptional regulator — MAERAFHPSEQLGEFLRTRRALVQPEEVGLPVHGRRRVPGLRREEVAQLAGVSVDYYVRLEQGRSRGVSDGVLDAVARVLRLDRVERAHLVDLARPGRQQAPAAAPSVRPGVRLLLDGFAGPAFVLGRCMDVLAWNAPADALYGLADRPEHERNMARHAFLDPGARTFYAHWADVAADTVAHLRLEAARHPADDRLTALVGELSAGSPDFAVLWAEHRVREKTHGRKVLRHPEAGLVDLAYETLALPGDPDQLLVAFTAPAGSDAARRLAGLSASAL, encoded by the coding sequence ATGGCCGAGCGCGCGTTCCATCCGTCGGAGCAGCTGGGGGAGTTCCTGCGGACCCGGCGGGCCCTGGTGCAGCCCGAGGAGGTCGGCCTGCCGGTGCACGGCCGCCGCCGCGTCCCCGGCCTGCGCCGCGAGGAGGTGGCGCAGCTCGCCGGGGTCAGCGTCGACTACTACGTGCGGCTGGAGCAGGGCCGCAGCCGCGGGGTGTCCGACGGCGTGCTGGACGCGGTCGCCCGGGTGCTGCGCCTGGACCGGGTCGAGCGCGCCCACCTGGTCGACCTCGCCCGTCCCGGCCGGCAGCAGGCGCCCGCCGCGGCGCCGTCCGTCCGTCCCGGGGTGCGCCTGCTGCTGGACGGCTTCGCCGGCCCGGCGTTCGTCCTCGGCCGGTGCATGGACGTGCTCGCCTGGAACGCGCCCGCCGACGCGCTGTACGGCCTCGCCGACCGCCCGGAGCACGAGCGCAACATGGCCCGGCACGCCTTCCTCGACCCCGGTGCCCGGACGTTCTACGCGCACTGGGCGGACGTCGCCGCCGACACTGTCGCCCACCTCCGGCTGGAGGCCGCGCGCCACCCCGCGGACGACCGCCTGACCGCCCTGGTCGGGGAGCTGTCCGCCGGCTCGCCCGACTTCGCCGTGCTCTGGGCCGAGCACCGGGTCCGGGAGAAGACCCACGGCCGCAAGGTGCTCCGGCATCCGGAGGCCGGACTGGTCGACCTCGCGTACGAGACGCTGGCCCTGCCGGGCGACCCGGACCAGCTGCTGGTGGCGTTCACCGCTCCGGCCGGCTCGGACGCGGCCCGCCGGCTGGCCGGACTGTCGGCCTCCGCGCTCTGA
- a CDS encoding S9 family peptidase yields the protein MSSEEKNAAPAWEQRFRAARVSLPDWADDAPERALYVSNATGTYEVYAWDRASDTHRRVTDRPNGTTDAELSPDGAWVWWFDDTDGDEFGVWRRQPFAGGPDEEAVPGVPAAYSAGLALGRDGTVVVGTSTDDEGTTLYLRRPGAEAVETVYHHAEYGGVGDLSHDGALLAVDHTEHGDAMHSAIRVLRLADGATLGELDEVTGRTDPRGVACLGFAPCDGDTRLLVAHQRRGRWEPMLWDVVAGTETELTIRDEQGREFPGDLSAQWRPDAKSLLIEHEYEARSELFSYELASGELTRLDTPRGTVAGATARPDGTVEFLWSSAAEPSAVRSTAGTVVLRAPGPVPPGSVPVEDVWVDGPGGRVHALVQRPAGEGPFPTVFEIHGGPTHHDSDSFAAGPAAWLDHGFAVVRVNYRGSTGYGQAWTDALRERVGLIELEDIGAVRAWAVESGLADPQQLVLSGGSWGGYLTLLGLGVQSGDWAIGLAAVPVADYLTAYDDEMEALKSLDRTLFGGTPEEVPDRWRASSPLTYVERVGAPVYISAGLNDPRCPIRQIENYVGRLEQLGKVHEVYRYDAGHGSLVVDERIRQLRLEIDFARRHLARRPAAGDQG from the coding sequence ATGAGCAGCGAGGAGAAGAACGCCGCACCGGCGTGGGAGCAGCGGTTCCGGGCAGCGAGGGTCTCCCTGCCGGACTGGGCCGATGACGCCCCGGAGCGGGCGCTGTACGTGTCGAACGCCACCGGCACGTACGAGGTCTACGCCTGGGACCGGGCGAGCGACACCCACCGGCGGGTGACCGACCGCCCGAACGGCACGACCGACGCGGAGCTCAGCCCGGACGGCGCCTGGGTGTGGTGGTTCGACGACACCGACGGCGACGAGTTCGGCGTCTGGCGCCGGCAGCCGTTCGCCGGCGGCCCGGACGAGGAGGCCGTGCCGGGCGTGCCCGCCGCGTACTCGGCCGGCCTCGCGCTCGGCCGCGACGGCACGGTGGTGGTCGGCACCTCGACCGACGACGAGGGCACCACGCTCTACCTGCGCCGCCCGGGCGCCGAGGCGGTCGAGACGGTGTACCACCACGCCGAGTACGGCGGCGTCGGCGACCTCAGCCACGACGGTGCGCTGCTGGCCGTCGACCACACCGAGCACGGGGACGCCATGCACTCGGCGATCCGGGTGCTCCGGCTCGCCGACGGGGCGACCCTCGGAGAGCTCGACGAGGTCACCGGACGGACGGACCCGCGCGGCGTGGCCTGCCTCGGCTTCGCCCCGTGCGACGGCGACACCCGGCTGCTCGTCGCCCACCAGCGCCGCGGCCGCTGGGAGCCGATGCTGTGGGACGTCGTGGCCGGCACCGAGACCGAGCTGACGATCCGCGACGAGCAGGGCCGCGAGTTCCCCGGCGACCTGTCCGCCCAGTGGCGGCCCGACGCGAAGTCCCTGCTCATCGAGCACGAGTACGAGGCGCGCAGCGAGCTGTTCTCGTACGAGCTGGCGAGCGGCGAGCTGACCCGGCTGGACACCCCGCGCGGCACGGTGGCCGGGGCCACCGCCCGCCCGGACGGCACGGTGGAGTTCCTCTGGTCGTCCGCGGCCGAGCCGTCGGCCGTCCGCTCGACCGCGGGCACCGTGGTGCTGCGGGCCCCCGGCCCGGTGCCGCCGGGCTCCGTCCCGGTGGAGGACGTCTGGGTGGACGGCCCCGGCGGCCGGGTGCACGCCCTCGTGCAGCGGCCGGCCGGCGAGGGCCCGTTCCCGACGGTGTTCGAGATCCACGGCGGCCCGACCCACCACGACAGCGACTCCTTCGCCGCCGGCCCGGCCGCCTGGCTCGACCACGGCTTCGCGGTCGTCCGGGTCAACTACCGCGGCTCCACCGGCTACGGCCAGGCCTGGACGGACGCCCTGCGCGAGCGGGTCGGCCTGATCGAGCTGGAGGACATCGGCGCGGTGCGCGCCTGGGCCGTCGAATCCGGGCTGGCCGACCCGCAGCAGCTCGTCCTCTCCGGCGGTTCCTGGGGCGGCTACCTGACCCTGCTCGGCCTCGGCGTGCAGAGCGGCGACTGGGCGATCGGCCTGGCCGCCGTCCCGGTCGCGGACTACCTCACCGCGTACGACGACGAGATGGAGGCCCTGAAGTCGCTGGACCGCACGCTCTTCGGCGGCACGCCGGAGGAGGTGCCGGACCGCTGGCGGGCCTCGTCGCCGCTGACGTACGTGGAGCGGGTCGGCGCGCCGGTGTACATCAGCGCCGGTCTGAACGACCCGCGCTGCCCGATCCGGCAGATCGAGAACTACGTCGGGCGCCTGGAGCAGCTCGGCAAGGTGCACGAGGTCTACCGCTACGACGCCGGCCACGGCTCGCTGGTGGTCGACGAGCGGATCAGGCAGCTCCGGCTGGAGATCGACTTCGCCCGGCGGCACCTGGCCCGCCGGCCCGCCGCGGGCGACCAGGGATGA
- a CDS encoding SigE family RNA polymerase sigma factor, whose protein sequence is MGSAAAADATGASVDLLTETYQAHYRSLLRLAALLLDDLSSCEDVVQEAFIRVHAARRRVREPEKTLAYLRQTVVNLSRSTLRRRILGLRLLPKPMPDMASAEEGAYDALERDELRIALRGLQRRQREVLVLRYYADLTEAQVAEVLGVSIGSVKAYGSRGLASLRVLMGGGR, encoded by the coding sequence ATGGGCTCGGCCGCGGCGGCGGACGCGACAGGGGCCAGCGTCGATCTGCTGACCGAGACGTACCAGGCCCACTACCGGTCGTTGCTGCGCCTTGCCGCACTGCTGCTGGACGACCTGTCGTCGTGCGAGGACGTCGTCCAGGAGGCGTTCATCCGGGTCCACGCGGCCCGGCGGCGGGTGCGCGAACCGGAGAAGACCTTGGCGTACCTGCGCCAGACGGTCGTCAACCTGTCCCGCTCCACCCTGCGCAGGAGGATCCTGGGGCTGCGGCTGCTGCCGAAGCCGATGCCTGACATGGCCAGTGCAGAAGAAGGGGCCTACGATGCGCTGGAACGCGACGAGTTGAGGATCGCGCTGCGCGGTCTGCAGCGCCGCCAGCGGGAGGTGCTCGTGCTGCGCTACTACGCGGACCTGACGGAGGCCCAGGTCGCCGAGGTGCTGGGCGTCTCCATCGGTTCGGTGAAGGCCTACGGCTCGCGCGGCCTGGCGTCCCTGCGCGTGCTGATGGGGGGCGGCCGGTGA
- a CDS encoding nuclear transport factor 2 family protein: MSDIRQTVEQYIAVWNETDGDARRALIATLWAEDGRYTDPLADAAGRDGLDALVEAVQGQFPGFVFTLGPVDAHHHLARFTWELGPAGGAAPVAGFDVLALGEDGLVASVAGFLDRVPSA; the protein is encoded by the coding sequence ATGAGCGACATCCGGCAGACCGTCGAGCAGTACATCGCCGTCTGGAACGAGACCGACGGCGACGCCCGCCGCGCCCTGATCGCGACCCTGTGGGCGGAGGACGGCCGGTACACCGACCCGCTGGCCGACGCGGCCGGCCGGGACGGCCTGGACGCGCTCGTGGAGGCCGTCCAGGGGCAGTTCCCCGGCTTCGTGTTCACCCTCGGCCCGGTGGACGCGCACCACCACCTGGCCCGCTTCACCTGGGAGCTCGGCCCGGCCGGCGGGGCGGCGCCGGTGGCCGGCTTCGACGTGCTGGCCCTCGGCGAGGACGGCCTGGTCGCCTCGGTGGCCGGCTTCCTGGACCGCGTCCCGTCCGCCTGA
- a CDS encoding AAA family ATPase has protein sequence MLYGRAGEQAAIEALLTGAREGRSGALVLRGEAGIGKTALLDAAAEAAAPDFRVIRAAGTEYEAELPFAGLQLLLAPALDRLDALPAPQRRVLAGAFGLADPAPGDRLLLGLAAQGLLAEFASEQPLLALVDDAQWLDGASAEALLIAARRLQAEGVVLLFAARDGEGSFPAGGLATRTLTGLEPADAARLVPAALGPDARRRVLAEAHGNPLALVELPDAFAARRDATPGALPLPDRLRLAFHGRISRLPAATQTLLLVAAAEGTGDLGTVLAAAAALGAGPADLAPAEQSGLLRGGGEPVFRHPLFRTAVLQRAPLDQRLAVHRALAAALDGAGERPRTAAAGTWHWPRPAPTRRSPTAWRRRPAGRRPAAATPAPPPRTSARPGSPRTATRAPGGSYWPPRRRPTRAGSTGPPNWPARPGSGRTTPSRWP, from the coding sequence ATGCTGTACGGCAGGGCGGGGGAGCAGGCGGCGATCGAGGCGCTGCTGACGGGTGCGCGGGAGGGCCGCAGCGGCGCGCTGGTGCTGCGCGGCGAGGCGGGGATCGGCAAGACCGCGCTGCTGGACGCCGCGGCCGAGGCCGCCGCCCCGGACTTCCGGGTGATCCGGGCGGCCGGCACCGAGTACGAGGCCGAACTCCCCTTCGCAGGGCTGCAGCTGCTGCTGGCCCCGGCCCTCGACCGGCTGGACGCGCTGCCGGCGCCGCAGCGCCGCGTGCTGGCCGGCGCGTTCGGGCTCGCCGACCCGGCGCCGGGCGACCGGCTGCTGCTGGGCCTGGCCGCGCAGGGACTGCTCGCCGAATTCGCCTCCGAGCAGCCGCTGCTGGCCTTGGTCGACGACGCCCAGTGGCTCGACGGGGCCTCCGCCGAGGCGCTGCTGATCGCCGCCCGCCGGCTCCAGGCCGAGGGCGTGGTGCTGCTCTTCGCCGCCCGCGACGGCGAAGGGTCCTTCCCGGCGGGCGGGTTGGCGACCCGTACGCTGACCGGGCTGGAGCCCGCAGACGCCGCCCGCCTGGTGCCGGCGGCCCTGGGGCCGGACGCCCGCCGCCGGGTCCTGGCCGAGGCACACGGCAACCCGCTGGCGCTCGTCGAACTCCCGGACGCGTTCGCCGCCCGCCGTGACGCAACGCCCGGCGCCCTCCCGCTCCCCGACCGGCTCCGGTTGGCCTTCCACGGCCGGATCTCCCGGCTGCCCGCGGCCACCCAGACCCTGCTGCTGGTCGCCGCCGCGGAGGGCACCGGCGACCTGGGTACGGTGCTCGCCGCCGCGGCCGCCCTGGGGGCCGGGCCGGCCGACCTGGCACCGGCCGAGCAGAGCGGACTGCTCCGCGGGGGCGGCGAACCGGTCTTCCGCCATCCGCTGTTCCGGACGGCGGTGCTGCAGCGGGCCCCGCTCGACCAGCGGCTCGCCGTGCACCGGGCGCTGGCCGCGGCGCTCGACGGGGCGGGGGAGCGGCCGCGGACCGCCGCAGCTGGCACCTGGCACTGGCCGCGACCGGCCCCGACGCGGCGCTCGCCGACGGCCTGGAGGAGGCGGCCCGCCGGGCGGAGGCCCGCGGCGGCCACGCCGGCGCCGCCGCCGCGTACGAGCGCGCGGCCCGGCTCACCCCGGACGGCGACGCGCGCACCCGGCGGCTCGTACTGGCCGCCGAGGCGGCGGCCGACGCGGGCGGGCTCGACCGGGCCGCCGAACTGGCCGGCGAGGCCCGGGTCCGGACGGACGACCCCTTCGCGCTGGCCCTGA
- a CDS encoding aspartate kinase produces the protein MGLVVQKYGGSSVADAEGIKRVARRIVDTRKAGHEVVVVVSAMGDTTDELIELAEQVTPLPSGREFDMLLTAGERISMALLAMAIKTLGFDAQSFTGSQAGVITDSSHNRARIIDVTPGRIRNALDEGNIAIVAGFQGVSQVSKDITTLGRGGSDTTAVALAAALGAEVCEIYTDVDGVFTADPRVVKKARKIDWIAFEDMLELASSGSKVLLDRCVEYARRYNIPIHVRSSFSGLPGTIVSSDNPNKPEGGEMEQAIISGVAHDTSEAKITVVGVPDKPGEAARIFRAIADAEVNIDMVVQNVSTASTGLTDISFTLPKTDGQKAIDALGRVKDGIGYESLRYDDAIGKLSLVGAGMRSNPGVTATFFEALSEAGVNIELISTSEIRISVVTRAEDIPEAVRAVHTAFGLDTETDEAVVYGGTGR, from the coding sequence GTGGGCCTTGTCGTGCAGAAGTACGGCGGCTCATCCGTTGCGGATGCCGAAGGCATCAAGCGCGTCGCCCGCCGGATCGTCGACACCAGGAAGGCCGGCCATGAGGTCGTCGTCGTGGTGTCCGCGATGGGAGACACGACGGACGAGCTCATCGAACTCGCGGAACAGGTGACCCCTCTTCCGTCCGGCCGTGAGTTCGACATGCTGCTGACCGCAGGAGAGCGCATCTCCATGGCACTGCTGGCCATGGCGATCAAAACGCTGGGCTTCGACGCCCAGTCCTTCACGGGCAGCCAGGCCGGTGTGATCACCGACTCCAGTCACAACCGGGCGCGCATCATCGATGTGACGCCGGGCCGCATCCGCAACGCCCTCGACGAGGGCAACATCGCGATCGTGGCCGGCTTCCAGGGCGTGTCGCAGGTCTCCAAGGACATCACCACCCTGGGCCGCGGCGGCTCGGACACCACCGCCGTCGCCCTGGCCGCGGCGCTCGGCGCCGAGGTCTGCGAGATCTACACCGACGTGGACGGCGTGTTCACCGCCGACCCGCGCGTGGTGAAGAAGGCCCGCAAGATCGACTGGATCGCGTTCGAGGACATGCTGGAGCTGGCCTCGTCCGGTTCCAAGGTGCTCCTCGACCGGTGCGTCGAGTACGCCCGCCGCTACAACATCCCGATCCACGTGCGCTCGTCGTTCTCCGGTCTGCCGGGGACTATCGTGAGCAGCGACAACCCCAACAAGCCCGAAGGGGGCGAGATGGAGCAGGCCATCATCTCCGGAGTCGCCCACGACACGTCCGAGGCCAAGATCACGGTCGTCGGCGTACCGGACAAGCCGGGCGAGGCGGCCCGCATCTTCCGCGCCATCGCGGATGCCGAGGTCAACATCGACATGGTGGTGCAGAACGTCTCCACCGCGTCCACCGGCCTCACCGACATCTCGTTCACCCTGCCGAAGACCGACGGCCAGAAGGCCATCGACGCCCTCGGCCGGGTCAAGGACGGCATCGGCTACGAGTCGCTGCGCTACGACGACGCGATCGGCAAGCTGTCGCTGGTCGGTGCCGGCATGCGGTCCAACCCGGGCGTCACCGCGACGTTCTTCGAGGCGCTCTCGGAGGCCGGGGTCAACATCGAGCTGATCTCCACCTCGGAGATCCGCATCTCCGTGGTCACCCGCGCCGAGGACATCCCGGAGGCCGTGCGCGCCGTGCACACCGCCTTCGGCCTCGACACGGAGACCGACGAGGCCGTGGTCTACGGCGGCACCGGCCGCTGA
- a CDS encoding DUF6197 family protein: MPVTNLIVSPPPPLTVTADGCALVAEIEDYLASLPASARRPVPYVCPLGQVVQPWNADQPLPHRTVVDRLTHRPARPVPVSVAGHLQLTSRYLAAFGWIQGALWDSRGRVCLLGAQAAVLAHGYGTPQIVRRARTQVMEVLHSRSITVSSPDVYNDAPTTRQADIHRLLAASAARAHTLGI, from the coding sequence ATGCCTGTCACCAACCTGATCGTCAGCCCGCCGCCGCCCCTGACCGTCACCGCCGACGGCTGCGCCCTGGTCGCCGAGATCGAGGACTACCTGGCCTCGCTCCCGGCCTCCGCGCGCCGGCCCGTCCCGTACGTCTGCCCGCTCGGCCAGGTCGTCCAGCCGTGGAACGCCGACCAGCCGCTGCCCCACCGCACCGTCGTCGACCGGCTCACCCACCGGCCGGCCCGCCCCGTCCCGGTGTCCGTCGCCGGGCACCTCCAGCTCACCTCCCGCTACCTCGCCGCGTTCGGCTGGATCCAGGGGGCGCTCTGGGACAGCCGCGGCCGGGTCTGCCTGCTCGGCGCCCAGGCCGCCGTCCTCGCCCACGGCTACGGCACCCCGCAGATCGTCCGCCGCGCCCGGACCCAGGTGATGGAGGTGCTGCACTCCCGCAGCATCACCGTCAGCTCCCCGGACGTCTACAACGATGCCCCCACCACCCGTCAGGCCGACATCCACCGCCTGCTCGCCGCCTCCGCCGCCCGGGCCCACACCCTCGGCATCTGA
- a CDS encoding SURF1 family protein, whose product MYRFLLTPRWIAACAAGVLAIVVCLWLGSWQLGRFEDRVATQHDTSRAAAGAAAAPAEPLSGVLTAARPEVGTDTVGRAVSAAGRYDTAHQLLVPGRTLDGRAGYYVLTPLRTANGRAVAVVRGWAPGSPGGAAGVPAAPSGEVTVTGRLQAPESSGSGGAVAGGLPAGQLGTISPATLINVLPYPVYDGWVAADAAPAGLSAVPTVQPQGGDGLTLRAFQNLGYTLEWFVFAGFVVFMFFRLVRREAEAAQDRALGLEPAA is encoded by the coding sequence GTGTACCGGTTCCTCCTGACCCCGCGCTGGATCGCCGCCTGCGCCGCCGGCGTGCTCGCGATCGTGGTCTGCCTGTGGCTCGGCTCCTGGCAGCTCGGCCGGTTCGAGGACAGGGTCGCGACCCAGCACGACACCTCCCGGGCCGCGGCCGGCGCCGCCGCTGCGCCCGCCGAACCGCTCTCCGGGGTGCTCACCGCGGCCCGCCCGGAGGTCGGTACCGACACTGTCGGCCGGGCGGTCTCCGCCGCCGGCCGCTACGACACCGCGCACCAGCTGCTGGTGCCGGGCCGGACACTGGACGGCCGGGCCGGCTACTACGTGCTCACCCCGCTGCGCACCGCCAACGGCCGGGCCGTCGCGGTCGTCCGCGGCTGGGCGCCCGGTTCGCCCGGAGGAGCGGCCGGTGTCCCGGCGGCGCCGTCCGGCGAGGTGACCGTCACCGGCCGCCTCCAGGCGCCGGAGAGCAGCGGCAGCGGCGGCGCCGTCGCGGGCGGCCTGCCGGCCGGCCAGCTCGGCACGATCAGCCCGGCCACCCTGATCAACGTGCTGCCGTACCCGGTGTACGACGGCTGGGTGGCCGCGGACGCGGCGCCGGCCGGGCTGTCCGCGGTGCCGACCGTCCAGCCGCAGGGCGGCGACGGGCTCACCCTGCGGGCGTTCCAGAACCTGGGCTACACCCTGGAGTGGTTCGTCTTCGCGGGCTTCGTGGTGTTCATGTTCTTCCGGCTGGTCCGCCGCGAGGCGGAGGCCGCTCAGGACCGGGCCCTGGGGCTGGAGCCCGCGGCGTAG
- a CDS encoding SDR family NAD(P)-dependent oxidoreductase translates to MDTTAPLALVTGANRGLGRETARQLAALGHTVLVCGRSAESAARAAAGMPGTALPRVLDVTDEDCVQRLARSVAAEFGHLDVLVNNAATDYDTAARAVDADLDRVRRTLETNLFGAWRTAEAFLPLLRRSRHPRLVNVSSESGSLAGMSGGTPAYGISKAALNALTRKLADELRADGVLVNAVCPGWVATDMGGPGGRPVAEGAAGVVWAATLPDSGPTGGFFRDGRPLPW, encoded by the coding sequence ATGGACACCACCGCACCGCTCGCCCTGGTCACCGGCGCCAACCGCGGCCTCGGACGGGAGACGGCCCGTCAGCTCGCGGCCCTCGGCCACACCGTGCTGGTCTGCGGCCGCAGCGCCGAGTCCGCCGCCCGGGCCGCCGCCGGGATGCCCGGCACCGCGCTGCCCCGCGTCCTGGACGTCACCGACGAGGACTGCGTCCAGCGCCTCGCCCGCTCCGTGGCCGCCGAGTTCGGACACCTGGACGTACTCGTCAACAACGCGGCGACCGACTACGACACGGCCGCCCGCGCCGTCGACGCCGACCTCGACCGGGTCCGCCGCACCCTGGAGACCAACCTCTTCGGCGCCTGGCGCACCGCCGAGGCGTTCCTGCCGCTGCTGCGCCGCTCCCGGCACCCCCGGCTGGTCAACGTCTCCAGCGAGTCCGGCTCGCTGGCCGGGATGAGCGGCGGGACACCCGCCTACGGCATCTCCAAGGCGGCGCTCAACGCCCTGACCCGCAAGCTCGCGGACGAGCTGCGGGCCGACGGCGTCCTGGTCAACGCCGTCTGCCCGGGCTGGGTCGCCACCGACATGGGCGGGCCCGGCGGCCGGCCCGTCGCGGAGGGCGCGGCCGGAGTCGTCTGGGCGGCCACGCTGCCC
- a CDS encoding SDR family oxidoreductase, translating into MDVSTHQHGTGARHDPVPPLAGRTAVVTGAASGMGAATARLLAAQGASVALLARREDRLKELADEIAAAGGHALPVAADVTDQASVDAAAALVGARLGRVDLVVAAAGVMLPNPLDDGRVDEWTRMIDTNVTGVLRTVRAFTGDLVAAAAEGAAADLVTVSSIGAHVVFPNYAVYGATKAALTHLAASLRSELGPRDVRVTNIEPGLTDTELGTHVDNAQLGPDGQLGAMFEAIGPLAAEDVADLVGYVASRPRRVNLRQIVVLPTRQA; encoded by the coding sequence GTGGACGTCAGCACGCACCAGCACGGAACCGGAGCCCGCCATGACCCCGTACCCCCGCTCGCCGGCCGCACCGCCGTCGTCACCGGAGCCGCCAGCGGCATGGGTGCCGCCACCGCCCGGCTGCTCGCCGCCCAGGGCGCCTCGGTGGCCCTGCTGGCCCGCCGCGAGGACCGGCTGAAGGAACTCGCGGACGAGATCGCCGCGGCCGGCGGCCACGCCCTGCCGGTCGCCGCCGACGTCACCGACCAGGCGTCGGTGGACGCCGCGGCGGCGCTGGTCGGTGCCCGCCTCGGCCGGGTCGACCTGGTGGTCGCGGCCGCCGGGGTGATGCTGCCCAACCCGCTCGACGACGGCCGCGTCGACGAGTGGACCCGGATGATCGACACCAATGTGACCGGTGTGCTGCGGACCGTACGGGCGTTCACCGGCGACCTGGTCGCGGCGGCCGCCGAGGGCGCCGCGGCCGACCTGGTGACCGTCTCCTCGATCGGCGCGCACGTGGTCTTCCCGAACTACGCGGTGTACGGCGCCACCAAGGCCGCTCTCACGCACCTCGCCGCCTCGCTGCGCAGCGAACTCGGCCCGCGCGACGTCCGGGTGACCAACATCGAGCCCGGTCTGACCGACACCGAGCTCGGCACGCACGTCGACAACGCGCAGCTCGGCCCGGACGGCCAGCTCGGCGCCATGTTCGAGGCGATCGGGCCGCTGGCCGCCGAGGACGTCGCCGACCTGGTCGGCTACGTGGCGAGCCGTCCCCGCCGGGTGAACCTGCGCCAGATCGTGGTGCTGCCGACCCGCCAGGCCTGA